The Mesorhizobium opportunistum WSM2075 DNA window CTGATGACCGGCGACGTCGCCGGCACGGCGGGCTTCTATGTCGAGCATTTCAGCTTCAAGCCGCTGTTTGAAAGCGACTGGTACGTGCACCTCCAATCGGTGGAGAGCAGCAGGGTCAATCTCGGCATTGTCCAGGGCGACCACGAGACGATCCCGCAGGAGGGGCGGGGGCGCATATCAGGCCTGCTGATCAATTTCGAGGTGCGCGATCCCGATGCGGTCTACGAGCGGATTCTTGCCGCCGGGCTGCCGATCCTGCGAACGCTCCGCGACGAACCTTTCGGCCAGCGCCATTTCATCACCAAAGACCCCAATGGTGTGCTGATCGACGTGATCAAGCCGATCCCGCCCAGCGACGAATTCCTGGCAAAGTACGCGCAGGGCGCGGCGGGGAGGTGAGGCCGCTAGCCAGCCCGCGCCACCGGCGTCACCGTCACCTGGCTGATGCCGGTGCGACGCACCACGGTGCATAGCGTCTCGCGGCCGATGCGTTCGGCGTCGAGCATGCGCACGAGGTCATCGACACCAGTGACCGGACGCCCATCGATGGCGGCGATGATGTCGCCCTCCTTGAGGCCTGCCCTGGCCGCCGGGCCGTCCTTCTCGATGCTGCGCAGGCGCACCGCCGTCTTGCTCGACACTTGCGACAGCAGCGCCGCGCGGCGCGGCAGGTTGACGGTGTCGGCCGAGATGCCGATGAAGGCGCGGCGCACGCGGCCGAAGCGGATGATTTCCGAAATGACGAACCTGGCGGTGTTGGAGGCGACCGCGAAGGCGATGCCTTGCGCACCGTGGATCATGGCGGTGTTGACGCCGATGACCTCACCGGCCGACGACACCAGCGGCCCGCCGGAATTGCCCGGATTGAGTGCCGCGTCGGTCTGGATGACATCGTCGATCAGCCGGCCGGTCGAGGCCCTCATCGAGCGGCCGAGCGCGGAGACG harbors:
- a CDS encoding VOC family protein — translated: MKTTSYYPVLMTGDVAGTAGFYVEHFSFKPLFESDWYVHLQSVESSRVNLGIVQGDHETIPQEGRGRISGLLINFEVRDPDAVYERILAAGLPILRTLRDEPFGQRHFITKDPNGVLIDVIKPIPPSDEFLAKYAQGAAGR
- a CDS encoding S1C family serine protease, which gives rise to MALAAAKFEPDDTLLDAYSMTVADAVDRIGPAVCRIERLGGQGGHGSGFVIAPDGLVATNFHVVGDARTVRVSMPDGASSEGHVLGRDPDTDIALVRADGSFVDVAPLGDSKRLRRGQIAIAIGNPLGFEWTVTSGVVSALGRSMRASTGRLIDDVIQTDAALNPGNSGGPLVSSAGEVIGVNTAMIHGAQGIAFAVASNTARFVISEIIRFGRVRRAFIGISADTVNLPRRAALLSQVSSKTAVRLRSIEKDGPAARAGLKEGDIIAAIDGRPVTGVDDLVRMLDAERIGRETLCTVVRRTGISQVTVTPVARAG